Proteins found in one Plasmodium gaboni strain SY75 chromosome 13, whole genome shotgun sequence genomic segment:
- a CDS encoding putative TCP-1/cpn60 chaperonin family, which translates to MAEVAKNKNTEKLNRNEKQNDVRLTNILAAKAVADVTRTSLGPKGMDKMIEDGKGGVIITNDGATILKEMAVAHPTAKMIVELSKAQDVEAGDGTTSVVVMCGSFLNVCKSLLDKNIHCQKISESFFEASLKSEEILREMSIPIDLNDKNMLIQNAITSLNSKVVSYNSSLLAPIAVDVILKITDINKDTNVDLNNVRIVKKLGGTIEDTEIVDGLIFTGNKISKKAQGLKNLTQAKIGLIQFCLSLPKTDMDNTVVVKDYNSMDRLLREERLIIGKMIKKIASTGCNLLIIQKSILRDAVNDLALDFLAKAKIMVIKDIDREDIEFISKTCNCIPVASLDYFTADKLGYAENVTTESVGYGEIVKITGVESKNTISVLLRASNNLMLDEAERSLHDALCVVRSLIKEKAVLPGGAAPEMELSQKLYQWANTLKGSKQICVKAFSDALELIPYTLAENAGLSPLHIVTELRNKHAEGNKYHGINIRTGTISNMIDENVIQPLLVTSTAIKLATETVMMILKIDDTVICR; encoded by the exons ATGGCAGAAGTAGCAA AGAATAAAAACAcagaaaaattaaatagAAACGAAAAGCAAAACGATGTAAGGctaacaaatatattagCAGCAAAGGCCGTTGCCGATGTTACAAGAACAAGCCTAGGGCCAAAGGGGATGGATAAGATG ATTGAAGATGGTAAAGGGGGTGTTATTATAACAAATGATGGAGCTAcaattttaaaagaaatgGCTGTAGCCCACCCAACAGCCAAAATGATTGTTGAACTTAGTAAAGCTCAAGATGTAGAAGCAGGTGATGGTACTACATCGGTTGTGGTAATGTGTGGTTCATTTTTGAATGTATGCAAATCATTAttagataaaaatatacattgTCAGAAAATATCTGAAAGTTTTTTTGAGGCCTCATTAAAAAGTGAAGAAATATTAAGAGAAATGTCTATACCTATTgatttaaatgataaaaatatgttaataCAAAATGCAATAACATCATTAAATTCAAAGGTTGTATCTTATAATTCATCCTTATTAGCACCAATTGCTGTAGATgtcatattaaaaattacAGACATTAACAAAGATACAAATGTCGATTTAAATAATGTGCGaattgtaaaaaaattagGAGGTACCATTGAAGATACCGAAATTGTAGATGGATTAATTTTTACAGGAAATAAAATTAGTAAAAAAGCCCAAGGCCTAAAAAATTTAACTCAAGCAAAAATTGGATTAATTCAATTTTGTTTATCATTACCTAAAACAGATATGGACAATACAGTTGTAGTAAAAGATTATAATAGTATGGATAGATTATTAAGAGAAGAACGTTTAATTATTGgtaaaatgataaaaaaaatagcTAGCACAGGAtgtaatttattaataatacaGAAAAGTATATTACGTGATGCTGTAAATGATTTAGCATTGGACTTTTTAGCTAAAGCTAAAATTATGGttataaaagatatagATAGAGAAGATATTGAATTTATATCAAAAACATGTAATTGTATCCCAGTAGCTAGCTTAGATTATTTTACAGCAGATAAACTAGGATATGCTGAAAATGTCACAACTGAATCAGTAGGATATGGAGAAATAGTAAAAATAACAGGTGTAGAGTCAAAAAATACTATATCAGTTTTATTAAGAGcttcaaataatttaatgTTAGATGAAGCAGAAAGATCATTACATGATGCATTATGTGTTGTTAGAAGCTTGATTAAAGAAAAGGCTGTATTACCAGGTGGTGCAGCACCAGAAATGGAATTATCTCAAAAATTGTATCAATGGGCTAATACATTAAAGGGTTCAAAACAAATATGTGTAAAAGCATTTTCGGATGCCTTAGAATTAATTCCTTATACTTTAGCAGAAAATGCAGGTTTATCACCACTTCATATTGTTACAGAATTAAGAAATAAACATGCAGAAGGTAATAAATATCATGGTATTAATATTAGAACTGGTACCATTTCAAATATGATTGATGAAAATGTTATACAACCTTTGTTAGTTACATCAACAGCAATTAAATTGGCAACCGAAACTGTTATGATGATTCTTAAAATTGATGACACTGTTATTTGTAgataa
- a CDS encoding pyrroline-5-carboxylate reductase, which yields MENIKLGFMGLGQMGSALAHGIANANIIKKENLFYYGPSKKNSTLNYMSSNEELARHCDIIVCAVKPDIAGSVLNNIKPYLSSKLLISICGGLNIGKLEQMVGSENKIVWVMPNTPCLVGEGSFIYCSNKNVNSTDKKYVNDIFNSCGIIHEIKEKDMDIATAISGCGPAYVYLFIESLIDAGVKNGLSRELSKNLALQTIKGSVEMVKKSDQPVQQLKDNIVSPGGITAVGLYSLEKNSFKYTVMNAVEAACEKSKSMGSK from the exons atggaaaatataaaattag GATTTATGGGTCTTGGCCAAATGGGATCTGCATTAGCCCATGGAATAGCAAATgcaaatattataaagaaggaaaatttattttattacgGACCatctaaaaaaaatagtacCTTGAATTATATGAGTTCCAATGAAGAA CTCGCACGCCATTGTGATATAATTGTATGTGCTGTAAAACCCGATATAGCTGGTTCTGTgttaaataatattaag CCCTATTTATCATCCAAATTGTTAATATCAATATGCGGTGGATTAAACATTGGAAAACTAGAACAg atGGTAGGAAGTGAAAACAAAATCGTGTGGGTTATGCCCAATACACCATGTTTAGTAGGTGAAGgatcttttatatattgttccaataaaaatgtaaactctactgataaaaaatatgtcaatgatatttttaattcatGTGGAATTATTCatgaaataaaagaaaaagatatgGATATAGCAACAGCTATTTCTGGTTGTGGACCTGcatatgtttatttatttattgaaaGTTTAATTGATGCTGGAGTAAAAAATGGATTATCTAGAgaattatcaaaaaatCTAGCTTTACAAACAATTAAAGGTTCAGTTGAAATGGTCAAAAAATCAGATCAACCTGTTCAACAACTGAAAGATAACATTGTTTCACCTGGAGGAATAACAGCTGTAGGATTATATTCTTTGgaaaaaaattcttttaaatatacag TAATGAATGCCGTTGAAGCTGCTTGTGAAAAATCTAAATCCATGGGTagtaaataa